The following coding sequences lie in one Candidatus Zixiibacteriota bacterium genomic window:
- the secG gene encoding preprotein translocase subunit SecG codes for MFTVMVVFHTLVCVLLVIVVLMQSAKGEGLAGAFGGGGSGLTGAVFGGRGAASFLSKATTVLAIVFMINCGVLAFMSSHRTGRQVTESSGSVVTEKAQEEMARQQAAQQAMPPVGDTSLGVPAEGGIEGNPGLPVPADSQ; via the coding sequence TTGTTTACGGTAATGGTAGTCTTTCACACGCTGGTATGTGTTCTGCTGGTGATTGTGGTTTTGATGCAGTCGGCCAAGGGCGAGGGCCTGGCCGGGGCATTCGGCGGCGGCGGATCCGGATTGACCGGGGCGGTTTTCGGCGGACGCGGCGCGGCATCTTTTCTTTCTAAAGCGACAACGGTTCTGGCTATTGTTTTCATGATCAACTGCGGCGTTCTGGCTTTCATGTCGAGTCATCGCACCGGGCGGCAGGTCACCGAAAGTTCCGGTTCGGTTGTAACGGAGAAGGCTCAAGAAGAGATGGCTCGTCAGCAGGCGGCCCAGCAGGCGATGCCGCCAGTGGGTGATACCTCCCTGGGGGTTCCGGCCGAGGGCGGGATCGAGGGAAATCCGGGGTTACCGGTTCCGGCCGACAGCCAGTGA